From Anopheles darlingi chromosome 2, idAnoDarlMG_H_01, whole genome shotgun sequence, the proteins below share one genomic window:
- the LOC125948400 gene encoding cAMP-dependent protein kinase catalytic subunit alpha-like, producing the protein MTKEVVQKFTQSSDYRLVLQRLKADFERKYNEHIPAKDACHTEYEYLRILGSGAFGVVKLVKRKTNDDFFAMKILSKDRIMHQKQLQHTVNEKRILQSVHFPFVVRLETCFKDNSYIYLVMPFVNGGEMFTVLRSCHKFNEPQAIFYGAQVALALEYLHSCGLIYRDLKPENLLLDYRGYVKMTDFGFCKQVKERTWTLCGTPEYLAPEIIQAKGYGKSVDWWSYGVLLYEMSAGYSPFYVQSTNQMAMFERICKEKYKFPKHFHSDLSHLIQNLLQTDLSRRYGNLRNGTDDIKQHRWFKGVNWYALLNRELVAPYVPKLEGPGDASLFDFHDEVGLKIASRCEYAKEFADF; encoded by the exons ATGACGAAAGAAGTAGTACAGAAATTTACGCAGAGCAGCGATTATCGGCTCGTTTTACAGCGGCTGAAAGCGGATTTCGAACGAAAATACAATGAACACATACCGGCCAAGGATGCGTGCCATACAGAATACGAGTACCTGCGCATCCTTGGGTCTGGCGCCTTCGGAGTCGTG AAGCTCGTCAAACGTAAGACCAACGATGATTTCTTTGCTATGAAGATCCTCTCGAAAGACAGGATAATGCACCAGAAACAACTGCAGCATACGGTCAATGAGAAGCGCATTTTGCAGAGCGTACACTTTCCTTTTGTGGTACGGTTGGAAACGTGCTTCAAGGATAATTCCTACATCTATCTCGTGATGCCGTTTGTGAATGGGGGCGAAATGTTTACCGTGCTGCGAAGTTGCCACAAATTCAATGAGCCACAAGCGATCTTCTACGGAGCACAGGTGGCACTGGCTCTGGAATATTTGCATTCCTGCGGGCTGATCTATCGGGATTTGAAGCCAGAAAATCTGCTGCTCGACTACCGTGGGTACGTGAAGATGACCGATTTTGGATTTTGTAAG CAAGTGAAGGAACGTACCTGGACGCTGTGTGGTACCCCTGAATATTTGGCTCCGGAAATAATCCAGGCGAAAGGGTACGGTAAAAGTGTCGACTGGTGGTCGTACGGGGTGCTATTGTATGAGATGTCCGCCGGATACTCACCGTTCTACGTTCAGAGCACCAACCAGATGGCTATGTTCGAGCGTATCTGCAAAGAAAAGTACAAATTTCCGAAGCATTTTCATTCCGATCTAAGTCACCTGATTCAGAACCTACTGCAGACAGATTTATCTCGCCGGTATGGTAATCTACGCAACGGAACCGACGACATTAAGCAACACCGATGGTTCAAGGGCGTCAACTGGTATGCGCTACTGAACCGGGAACTGGTCGCACCTTACGTACCGAAACTGGAAGGACCCGGAGATGCTTCGCTTTTCGATTTCCACGATGAAGTAGGCTTGAAGATTGCCTCGCGGTGTGAGTACGCCAAAGAGTTTGCCGATTTTTAG